A part of Blastopirellula marina genomic DNA contains:
- a CDS encoding HEAT repeat domain-containing protein encodes MLSNLRLNSFWPVIWLITSIATAAEPNRDDAAQQKILTGLADRDPEVIRQTLDKIQFIGPTRLRPFKDALIPLVGNPEASNFRTAIELLAEIGPDAIDALPAIEPHLANPSPEIRLYTAEAVWRIGGRSKQASAVLVDLLQAKTIDPKNPKDDTWFRDAIATRLRWIGLEAGSEIERLLQLTSDPRDDIRQYALSILGSLGPSYRAETEKQLTASLQDPIPQVRLAAATSLAEVDARLDQAVAVLIELAKQEVPASPQAERDVWAENYVPSSAIQVLGEWEADAIPAVPILAKLLKSNVLAVRLEAATALGRIGSPAREAIPALSAAMQETEYHSMPFVHQAWCVGENAAKSLGQIGLPAVASLTEALKDKDPTIRAWATSALGEIPIAAPQTVGPLSERLSDENAYVRLKAIKALGKLGPAAVGASPQLARLLLSELDITTFSSGSGIGQNHSTSEAAWETLVKLNPSAEQIIPPLVEGLQNAESISYAAICALREYPDASEATKEPLQRLLKQPKSRVAAACALAFVDPANAEIQSILEEAVFDEEESTFLAALGLEQLASSGKTFDSDFRQRLLVHSQQHFRPQFSLAVYRLLPDHPEATQRLAEVIVNAHSLFDANARREATQTLPGLIRRHPSLKQAFSSYLNFTEPPSDDQVEWERIQHQTHIRLQATAYLLFARVDLDQVMNSLNKLANENEAYKVIEVLTKDLPVPAEAVPLLTNLLENNEYYIVNGDFYGNGGEGRVVGDRAARVLVQHGAKDALITKINHSDARVRKRVVAALGQLVEASSLDAISPHLADRDYEVRAASVIALGRIGQTHPMLQERIAPLLRQAKEDRRRVVREAATQAQAAFTATSNRQETTGTGAAK; translated from the coding sequence ATGTTATCGAATCTACGGCTTAACAGCTTCTGGCCCGTAATATGGCTGATTACCTCGATCGCCACCGCTGCTGAACCCAACAGAGATGATGCAGCCCAACAGAAGATTCTTACGGGCTTGGCCGACCGCGATCCTGAAGTGATCCGACAGACGCTCGACAAAATCCAATTCATCGGACCGACACGACTACGACCGTTCAAAGATGCCTTGATCCCATTGGTCGGCAATCCAGAAGCGTCGAATTTCCGCACCGCCATCGAGTTGCTAGCCGAGATTGGTCCGGACGCCATCGACGCGTTGCCAGCGATTGAACCTCATTTGGCTAATCCATCACCCGAGATTCGCTTATACACGGCCGAAGCCGTTTGGCGAATTGGAGGACGGTCCAAGCAAGCATCCGCAGTCCTGGTTGACCTGTTGCAAGCCAAGACAATCGATCCGAAAAACCCCAAGGACGATACGTGGTTCCGCGATGCGATTGCCACTCGGCTGCGTTGGATCGGACTGGAAGCGGGTTCCGAGATCGAACGATTGCTTCAACTCACAAGTGATCCGCGGGACGACATCCGCCAGTACGCTTTATCAATCCTTGGTTCCTTGGGCCCAAGTTACCGAGCTGAAACCGAGAAGCAACTGACAGCCTCGCTGCAAGATCCAATTCCTCAGGTTCGTTTGGCAGCAGCAACAAGCTTGGCAGAAGTCGATGCTCGGCTCGATCAAGCCGTTGCCGTACTCATCGAACTTGCCAAGCAAGAAGTTCCCGCTTCGCCGCAAGCCGAACGAGACGTTTGGGCTGAGAACTATGTCCCCAGTTCGGCGATTCAAGTTCTCGGCGAATGGGAAGCCGACGCGATACCAGCCGTTCCAATATTGGCCAAACTACTGAAGTCGAACGTACTGGCCGTTCGACTGGAAGCAGCCACGGCCTTGGGGCGTATAGGCTCGCCTGCCCGAGAGGCAATTCCCGCGTTGTCGGCTGCGATGCAGGAAACGGAGTACCACAGCATGCCGTTCGTACACCAAGCATGGTGCGTCGGAGAGAATGCGGCGAAAAGCCTCGGCCAAATTGGCTTGCCGGCGGTCGCTTCCCTAACCGAAGCCTTGAAAGACAAGGACCCAACCATCCGAGCTTGGGCCACGAGCGCGCTGGGCGAAATCCCGATTGCGGCGCCGCAAACGGTCGGCCCACTAAGCGAACGATTAAGTGACGAGAACGCATACGTACGGCTGAAAGCCATCAAGGCACTCGGCAAGCTAGGACCAGCCGCGGTTGGGGCATCCCCGCAGTTGGCGAGATTACTACTAAGCGAACTCGACATCACGACGTTCTCCTCTGGATCGGGCATCGGGCAGAATCATTCCACTAGCGAAGCGGCCTGGGAGACGTTGGTAAAGCTCAATCCGTCGGCAGAACAAATCATCCCGCCGCTCGTCGAAGGTCTTCAGAATGCGGAGAGCATTTCGTACGCAGCTATCTGTGCACTGCGCGAGTATCCCGACGCGAGCGAGGCAACCAAAGAACCACTACAGCGACTACTGAAACAGCCAAAGTCACGCGTTGCCGCAGCTTGCGCGCTCGCTTTTGTCGATCCAGCAAATGCCGAAATCCAATCGATCTTGGAGGAAGCGGTCTTTGACGAGGAGGAGTCGACCTTTTTGGCTGCTCTCGGCCTGGAACAACTCGCCTCATCGGGAAAAACCTTCGACTCCGACTTCCGTCAACGACTGTTAGTGCACTCCCAACAGCATTTCAGGCCGCAATTTTCCCTCGCCGTTTACCGACTCCTTCCCGATCATCCTGAGGCAACGCAGCGTCTGGCCGAGGTCATTGTTAATGCGCATTCCCTATTCGACGCCAACGCGAGACGCGAAGCAACGCAAACACTGCCAGGGCTGATTCGACGTCATCCATCGCTTAAACAAGCTTTCTCTTCATATCTGAACTTCACTGAGCCCCCGTCCGACGATCAAGTTGAATGGGAACGCATCCAGCACCAAACGCACATACGTCTTCAAGCGACTGCCTACCTGTTATTCGCGCGAGTCGATTTAGACCAGGTGATGAATAGCCTGAATAAACTGGCCAACGAAAATGAAGCCTACAAGGTGATCGAGGTACTAACCAAAGATCTGCCCGTTCCGGCGGAAGCCGTTCCACTGCTCACGAACTTGTTGGAAAACAACGAGTACTATATCGTCAACGGCGACTTCTACGGTAACGGCGGTGAAGGGCGTGTGGTGGGAGACCGAGCCGCGCGGGTCTTAGTCCAACATGGCGCGAAAGATGCATTGATTACCAAAATCAATCACTCCGACGCACGCGTTCGTAAACGCGTTGTCGCCGCCTTGGGTCAGCTTGTCGAGGCATCTTCGCTCGATGCGATTTCGCCTCATCTGGCAGATCGTGATTACGAAGTGCGAGCTGCTTCCGTGATTGCCTTAGGGCGAATCGGCCAGACTCACCCCATGTTGCAAGAACGAATCGCGCCGCTCCTTCGCCAGGCTAAAGAAGACCGACGACGCGTCGTGCGTGAAGCAGCCACGCAAGCCCAAGCCGCCTTCACGGCGACGAGCAACCGGCAAGAAACAACGGGAACCGGCGCTGCCAAGTAG
- a CDS encoding methyl-accepting chemotaxis protein, with amino-acid sequence MRWNFTIGRRLWFLVGAAVVPTLMLAYCQISHCWEAYQEAKQGPAIVAVATYLSDLTHELQKERGLSAGYIAGGGTAFVDQLKKQRQLTDGVFQRLDSGLDEGVTAGLVEADDLQEIRDWQAKITAARTKVDALHEAGPILKDYTNFIQDNLNRTIACARTTHDGHLIKTLLATEMLALAKEYAGLERARVSQALAAKQADTALRRKIADLQRAQEEHLLHFESLVSPPVLETLQANRKAPHAVRAAEIADSVTSAKDDDRFEIDPTEWWQVQTSRLGDYRKIQLDLGQEIENQANEAAQTQLFRLTMAMIVCGFAILLVGGIGYHTARTIAKRTAALVRAIRKIATGEASLHDRLPVMEGELGEIADSFNQVLTRLDSAGDLCSSSSSSLASAGEELSRNAESVKEDITRSQNQSKEITRDVASMFEGIRGASGSISMVSESLQSASKSIQRLVDDMANATMQANQASKTTQSASEIVSNNSKQIGRLETAATEIGDVVGLIRDIADQTHLLSLNATIEASRAGEAGRGFAVVATEVKQLAQQTSSAIEGIENRIEAIQSATRATTKSTTHVVELFQQILSATDLLAEVTQEQGRSAMTLSEEVRNVVASSNSARGSMDTTVEQTQTINQRLKAIDELLQTAVVGMGQAYVASHDLGELAHTMKEQMDTMLCRHD; translated from the coding sequence ATGCGTTGGAATTTCACCATTGGTCGGCGGTTGTGGTTCTTGGTAGGTGCGGCCGTCGTACCGACGCTGATGCTCGCCTATTGCCAAATTAGCCATTGCTGGGAAGCTTACCAGGAAGCCAAACAAGGCCCGGCGATTGTTGCGGTGGCGACCTATCTCTCCGATCTCACCCACGAGTTGCAAAAAGAGCGTGGCCTGAGTGCTGGTTACATCGCCGGCGGAGGGACCGCATTTGTCGACCAATTGAAGAAGCAGCGTCAACTGACCGATGGTGTCTTCCAGCGACTTGATTCCGGTCTCGACGAAGGAGTTACTGCTGGGCTAGTCGAGGCGGACGATCTCCAAGAAATCCGCGACTGGCAAGCCAAGATCACCGCAGCCCGAACCAAGGTTGACGCATTGCATGAGGCGGGGCCAATCTTGAAGGATTATACCAACTTCATTCAAGACAATCTGAATCGCACGATTGCTTGTGCGCGAACCACGCACGATGGTCATCTGATCAAAACGCTGCTGGCGACTGAGATGTTGGCCTTGGCAAAGGAATACGCCGGACTCGAGCGGGCTCGCGTCTCCCAAGCATTGGCCGCCAAGCAAGCCGATACAGCACTCCGCCGCAAGATCGCCGATTTGCAGCGTGCCCAGGAAGAGCATCTCCTGCATTTCGAGTCGCTCGTTTCACCACCGGTCTTGGAAACCCTTCAAGCAAATCGAAAGGCACCACATGCGGTCCGCGCCGCCGAGATTGCTGACTCGGTTACATCCGCCAAGGATGACGATCGATTCGAGATCGATCCTACGGAGTGGTGGCAAGTTCAAACGTCTCGCCTTGGTGACTATCGCAAGATTCAACTAGACCTAGGTCAAGAAATCGAGAACCAGGCCAACGAAGCCGCTCAAACTCAGCTCTTTCGTTTGACCATGGCGATGATTGTATGTGGATTCGCAATCTTGCTTGTCGGTGGTATCGGTTATCACACGGCCCGCACCATTGCCAAACGTACGGCGGCGTTGGTTCGGGCGATCCGCAAAATTGCCACCGGCGAAGCCAGCTTGCACGACCGTTTGCCGGTCATGGAAGGAGAATTGGGAGAGATCGCAGACAGCTTCAACCAGGTTCTCACACGGCTGGACAGTGCGGGAGATCTCTGTTCGTCCAGTTCCAGCAGCCTGGCCTCGGCCGGGGAAGAGCTCTCACGCAACGCGGAATCGGTGAAAGAGGACATCACGCGATCGCAGAATCAAAGTAAAGAGATCACGCGCGATGTCGCGTCGATGTTCGAAGGCATTCGCGGAGCCTCCGGTTCGATCTCGATGGTATCCGAGTCACTCCAATCCGCCTCGAAATCGATTCAACGACTGGTCGATGACATGGCAAATGCCACGATGCAGGCCAATCAAGCATCGAAGACAACCCAGTCCGCTTCCGAGATTGTCTCGAATAACTCGAAGCAAATCGGTCGGTTGGAAACGGCGGCGACGGAAATCGGTGATGTGGTTGGACTGATTCGTGATATCGCCGATCAAACCCATCTGCTGAGCCTGAATGCCACGATCGAAGCAAGCCGGGCTGGTGAAGCGGGACGTGGATTCGCCGTGGTGGCCACTGAAGTGAAGCAGTTGGCTCAGCAAACCAGCAGTGCGATTGAAGGGATCGAGAATCGGATTGAGGCAATTCAAAGTGCCACGCGTGCGACTACCAAGTCGACAACACATGTCGTGGAGCTATTCCAGCAAATTCTCAGTGCGACCGATTTGCTCGCGGAAGTCACCCAAGAGCAAGGTCGGTCCGCGATGACGCTTAGCGAGGAAGTTCGGAACGTGGTCGCAAGCTCGAACAGTGCTCGCGGCAGCATGGATACCACGGTCGAGCAAACCCAAACGATCAATCAGCGGCTGAAGGCAATTGACGAACTGTTGCAGACGGCGGTCGTAGGCATGGGGCAGGCCTACGTCGCCAGTCACGATTTGGGAGAGCTCGCTCATACGATGAAGGAGCAGATGGACACCATGCTTTGTCGTCATGATTAG
- a CDS encoding SGNH/GDSL hydrolase family protein — protein sequence MIGHRLSASRFAVALMLLLVGTHSVQAEEGKSAPVEKDERLHSDGKGWGLDRAKVVDQDRPRVLLVGDSILNGYRKQVINDLSGEAYVDCWINPHHQSKHLNKLLEEVLEHGPYDVVHFNMGLHGWQEGRIKEGTFKPLTREYVEVIRAKFPEAKLIWASSTPVTVKGNPKELEPKIDPVIVEHNRLAAEVMDELHVPINDFYALLVDKRELARGDSFHWNSPAYKILADQAVRSIRDALKADPK from the coding sequence ATGATCGGTCATCGCTTGTCTGCTAGTCGATTCGCCGTTGCCTTGATGTTGCTATTGGTAGGCACTCATTCCGTCCAGGCCGAAGAGGGGAAATCGGCGCCGGTCGAAAAGGACGAACGGCTTCATTCCGATGGCAAAGGTTGGGGATTGGATCGAGCGAAAGTGGTCGATCAAGATCGTCCTCGTGTGTTATTGGTTGGCGATTCAATTCTCAACGGCTACCGAAAGCAGGTCATCAACGACCTGAGCGGCGAAGCGTACGTCGATTGCTGGATTAATCCGCATCATCAATCAAAGCACCTCAACAAACTGTTGGAGGAGGTGCTTGAGCATGGACCGTACGATGTGGTCCACTTCAACATGGGCCTGCATGGTTGGCAAGAAGGCCGTATCAAAGAGGGAACGTTCAAACCACTCACACGCGAGTATGTCGAAGTTATTCGAGCCAAGTTCCCGGAAGCGAAACTGATCTGGGCTAGTAGCACGCCTGTGACGGTGAAAGGAAACCCTAAAGAGCTCGAACCGAAAATCGATCCTGTCATCGTCGAACACAATCGATTGGCCGCGGAGGTGATGGATGAACTGCATGTGCCGATCAACGACTTCTATGCCTTGCTGGTCGACAAACGCGAACTGGCCCGCGGCGATAGCTTTCATTGGAACAGCCCCGCTTACAAAATCTTGGCCGATCAAGCCGTCCGCTCGATTCGCGACGCCCTGAAAGCTGATCCGAAATAG
- a CDS encoding serine hydrolase encodes MRLRTVYHRSFSLRVSLPSNHIRGDSVALSLWRILWLGLLGMIGVSLVSESRSMLHAEPNVESTKTTSSPELRNLLMPLIEKHRGDVGVVIKHVPSGEMFSYQADQPMSTASLIKLPLLMATYEKVHAGDTSLDSMITLEESDKVPGSGILTKHFSPGLTLSLRDAIQLMVAYSDNTATNLVIDEVGLDTTNALMKKLECGETRLNSKVFRRDTSNDMERSKAFGLGSTSANDMLVMLTALHDRSFVDKATSDQIMKHLYDCEDRMKAARYLPASVKVAHKGGSVNAARTDAGIIDLPEGKGSILFCILTMNNKDESWTDENEGDVLSADIGKSVYDYFMKKE; translated from the coding sequence ATGCGATTACGCACCGTCTATCATCGAAGTTTCTCACTCCGCGTATCGCTTCCGTCCAACCACATCCGAGGTGACTCTGTGGCTCTTTCCCTTTGGCGAATATTATGGCTTGGCCTGTTAGGAATGATTGGCGTTTCACTCGTTTCGGAGTCCCGATCGATGCTGCATGCGGAACCTAACGTCGAAAGCACGAAAACGACCAGTTCGCCGGAGCTCCGTAATCTGCTGATGCCTTTGATCGAGAAGCATCGAGGAGACGTCGGAGTCGTCATCAAGCATGTCCCCAGCGGCGAGATGTTTTCCTACCAAGCGGATCAGCCAATGTCGACGGCCAGCTTAATCAAGCTGCCGCTGCTGATGGCCACCTACGAAAAAGTGCACGCCGGTGATACGTCGCTCGATTCGATGATCACTCTGGAAGAGTCCGACAAAGTCCCCGGCTCAGGCATCCTGACCAAACACTTCTCGCCAGGTTTAACGCTGAGTCTGAGGGATGCGATTCAGCTGATGGTCGCTTATTCTGACAATACGGCGACCAACCTGGTGATCGACGAAGTGGGGCTCGACACGACCAATGCATTGATGAAGAAGCTTGAATGTGGCGAGACACGCTTGAATTCGAAGGTCTTCCGCCGTGATACTTCGAACGACATGGAACGCAGCAAAGCATTTGGTCTCGGCAGCACTTCGGCCAACGACATGCTGGTGATGTTAACCGCACTTCACGACCGTTCGTTTGTCGACAAGGCAACGTCGGATCAAATCATGAAGCATCTTTACGACTGCGAAGACCGCATGAAAGCAGCCCGGTACTTGCCGGCCAGCGTGAAAGTGGCCCACAAGGGAGGTTCCGTCAATGCAGCCAGAACGGACGCAGGCATCATCGACCTGCCCGAAGGAAAGGGATCGATCCTCTTCTGCATTTTGACGATGAACAACAAGGACGAAAGCTGGACCGACGAAAACGAAGGCGATGTGCTTTCTGCCGACATCGGAAAGTCAGTGTACGACTACTTCATGAAGAAAGAGTAG
- a CDS encoding sugar phosphate isomerase/epimerase family protein, with product MPNPAINRRTFHALAAGAIGAGLWSAGHADGTKKFQLNYMLPSCMYGYLPLAEILPEAKKIGAKTIDVWPKVHGDQREQIDELGADQFAAMLKENDVTLGCITQYKLGPFGLQDEMRFAQRFGCQLMVTGGSGPKDLQGSDLKKAVADFLEKMKPHLEVAEETGVTIAIENHANNLIFEPDSLKWLLELRPSKNLAIALAPYHLPQDPQQLAQLIRDLQEGLIMFYAWEHGNGCHKPMPTEQQLLQMPGRGSLDFQPMIEALAEINYQGWTEVFMHPVPRGIPILPTAKETTDEINRGRSYLDQCVAKVNQI from the coding sequence ATGCCAAACCCTGCCATCAATCGACGTACGTTTCATGCCTTGGCTGCTGGCGCAATCGGTGCTGGGCTCTGGTCAGCGGGCCACGCGGACGGCACCAAAAAATTTCAGTTGAACTACATGCTCCCTTCCTGCATGTACGGCTACCTGCCGCTGGCTGAGATCTTGCCTGAGGCAAAAAAGATCGGGGCGAAGACGATCGATGTTTGGCCGAAAGTGCACGGCGACCAGCGCGAGCAGATCGACGAGTTGGGTGCCGATCAGTTTGCCGCGATGCTGAAGGAAAACGACGTCACGCTGGGCTGCATCACGCAGTACAAGCTCGGACCGTTTGGCTTGCAGGACGAAATGCGTTTTGCCCAACGTTTTGGCTGTCAGTTGATGGTCACCGGCGGATCGGGTCCCAAAGACTTGCAAGGCAGCGATCTGAAGAAAGCGGTCGCCGATTTTCTCGAGAAGATGAAGCCGCACCTGGAAGTCGCCGAAGAAACCGGCGTGACAATTGCCATTGAGAATCACGCCAACAATCTGATCTTCGAACCGGACTCCTTGAAGTGGCTGCTCGAACTGCGACCGTCAAAGAACCTGGCGATTGCTCTGGCACCCTATCATTTACCGCAAGATCCGCAGCAGCTCGCGCAACTAATTCGTGATTTGCAAGAAGGGCTGATCATGTTTTACGCCTGGGAACATGGCAACGGATGCCACAAGCCAATGCCGACCGAACAGCAACTTCTGCAAATGCCTGGGCGCGGATCGCTCGATTTCCAACCGATGATCGAAGCCCTGGCCGAAATCAACTATCAAGGCTGGACCGAAGTCTTTATGCACCCAGTCCCCCGCGGTATCCCCATTCTGCCAACCGCCAAAGAGACGACCGATGAAATCAACCGTGGTCGTAGTTATCTTGACCAGTGTGTGGCCAAGGTGAACCAGATTTAA
- a CDS encoding Gfo/Idh/MocA family protein, producing MGQVAILATFQASDQLHRSDPHPSRFPPPYPALIRLELAMPNGHVSRRQWMTHVSAAASSAMVFGAVTSSTVAEKPRDVNARLGVGAIGLRYQGSVITEKATAHGDIVALADVDREILEKANGDFGGKSALMEDYQDLLARDDVDVVMIGTPDHWHSKMVIDACRAGKDVYCEKPLTLTIDEGKTLRKVVKETGRVVQVGSWQRSDHRFRTAVEMVRQGWVGNLQKVDIVLGKNKTGGPFEVKPVPKTFNWNLWQGQTPDVAYIPERSHYTFRWWYEYSGGQMTDWGAHHIDIGQWGAGGLPVEIEGTAKMPNVTDGYNVAIDYHVRYKLDNGVEMTVADEGRNGVMFTGDKGRLFVNRGSLEGAPTEKPLPRADFQVYNNDNLDRPERAGKLDAIINHMGNFFDCVASRKLPISDIESQHRSVSTCHLGNIAMKLGRKLTWDPKSEQFVGDSEANTHLAREQRAGFEVA from the coding sequence ATGGGGCAAGTGGCAATCCTGGCCACCTTCCAAGCCTCGGATCAATTACACCGGTCCGATCCTCATCCGTCCCGCTTCCCACCTCCCTACCCTGCCCTGATTCGATTGGAACTTGCCATGCCCAATGGTCATGTGAGCCGTCGTCAATGGATGACCCACGTTTCTGCCGCCGCGTCTTCCGCGATGGTGTTTGGTGCGGTCACTTCTTCCACCGTTGCCGAGAAGCCGCGTGATGTCAACGCGCGGCTGGGCGTCGGGGCGATTGGCTTGCGGTATCAAGGTTCGGTCATCACCGAGAAGGCCACAGCGCACGGCGATATTGTGGCCTTGGCCGATGTCGATCGCGAGATCCTGGAGAAAGCCAACGGCGATTTTGGTGGCAAGTCAGCATTGATGGAAGATTACCAAGACCTGCTGGCACGCGATGATGTCGACGTGGTCATGATCGGAACGCCTGATCATTGGCATTCGAAGATGGTGATCGACGCCTGTCGTGCCGGTAAGGATGTTTACTGCGAGAAGCCACTGACGCTAACAATCGACGAAGGTAAGACGCTGCGCAAGGTCGTGAAAGAGACAGGCCGCGTCGTTCAAGTCGGTTCATGGCAGCGCAGCGATCATCGCTTCCGTACTGCGGTCGAGATGGTTCGCCAAGGCTGGGTTGGCAACCTGCAGAAGGTCGACATCGTGCTAGGCAAAAACAAGACCGGCGGGCCGTTCGAGGTAAAGCCCGTTCCCAAAACGTTCAACTGGAACTTGTGGCAAGGACAAACGCCCGACGTGGCTTACATCCCCGAACGATCGCACTACACATTCCGCTGGTGGTACGAATACAGCGGCGGGCAAATGACCGACTGGGGAGCTCACCACATCGATATTGGCCAATGGGGAGCTGGCGGTCTTCCGGTTGAAATTGAAGGTACCGCCAAGATGCCAAACGTCACTGATGGCTACAACGTCGCGATCGATTACCATGTTCGCTATAAGCTCGACAATGGCGTTGAAATGACGGTGGCGGACGAAGGTCGCAACGGCGTGATGTTCACCGGCGATAAGGGACGCTTGTTCGTGAACCGTGGCTCGCTGGAGGGTGCCCCGACCGAGAAACCGCTCCCTCGCGCGGACTTCCAGGTCTACAACAATGACAATCTCGATCGACCGGAACGAGCCGGCAAGCTCGATGCGATCATCAATCACATGGGCAACTTCTTCGATTGTGTCGCGAGTCGCAAGTTGCCGATCTCGGACATCGAGAGCCAACATCGTAGTGTCAGCACGTGCCATTTGGGGAATATCGCGATGAAGCTTGGCCGGAAACTGACCTGGGATCCGAAGAGCGAGCAGTTCGTCGGTGACAGCGAAGCCAACACCCATTTGGCTCGCGAACAACGTGCTGGTTTCGAAGTCGCGTAG
- a CDS encoding ribosomal protein L7/L12: MSEEPSSLEDIKKLLREGQKIQAIKLLREESGCGLKEAKDQVDAIQAKMIADGEQLPKATGCMGAAVILVVGLGMLSWICSG; encoded by the coding sequence ATGTCAGAAGAACCATCGTCGCTGGAAGACATTAAGAAGCTGCTCCGCGAAGGTCAAAAGATCCAGGCCATCAAACTCCTTCGTGAAGAGTCTGGCTGTGGTTTGAAAGAAGCCAAAGATCAGGTCGATGCTATCCAAGCCAAAATGATTGCCGACGGCGAGCAACTGCCCAAGGCCACCGGTTGCATGGGTGCTGCGGTGATCCTCGTGGTTGGCCTCGGAATGCTAAGCTGGATCTGCTCGGGGTAA
- a CDS encoding flagellar biosynthesis anti-sigma factor FlgM — MHINGPTAVHPAQPIQGPHRSQQATAIDQRSQFDTVDELDISHEADFASQVKDIPDIRADRVAQIKAQIADGTYLTDDKLDLALERLLDEIG, encoded by the coding sequence ATGCATATTAATGGCCCAACCGCAGTCCACCCGGCCCAACCCATCCAAGGTCCTCACCGCAGCCAACAAGCTACGGCGATCGACCAACGTTCGCAGTTTGATACTGTGGATGAACTCGATATCTCGCACGAAGCCGACTTCGCCAGCCAGGTGAAGGACATTCCGGATATTCGCGCGGATCGTGTTGCTCAGATTAAGGCCCAAATCGCCGATGGGACTTACCTGACCGATGACAAGCTTGACTTGGCTTTGGAGCGTCTGCTCGACGAAATCGGTTAA
- a CDS encoding Fur family transcriptional regulator, producing MSDSFALEAVDVALSPMERFEEYLKSKGKRITQPRRILIEHVFSHHEHFDADALIDELSHQSKGSDRVSRPTVYRTLNELVESGLLRKMEIGGRAVYEHDYGYPDHDHLYCTQCQNLIEFQSAELKELRDQVARLHQFRATGHRFIINGVCDECQKKSRRKKRRIDLI from the coding sequence ATGTCTGATTCGTTTGCGTTGGAAGCCGTTGACGTCGCGTTATCCCCGATGGAACGGTTTGAAGAATATCTGAAGAGTAAAGGAAAGCGGATCACGCAGCCGCGCCGTATTCTGATCGAACATGTCTTCAGCCATCACGAGCATTTCGATGCCGATGCCTTGATCGACGAACTTTCCCACCAAAGTAAGGGTTCTGACCGTGTTAGCCGCCCGACGGTTTATCGCACGCTGAACGAATTGGTGGAATCTGGCCTTCTGCGGAAGATGGAGATCGGCGGCCGAGCTGTTTACGAGCACGACTACGGCTACCCAGATCACGATCATCTTTATTGCACTCAGTGTCAGAACCTGATCGAATTTCAAAGTGCCGAGCTGAAAGAACTCCGCGATCAGGTTGCCCGCCTGCACCAGTTCCGTGCGACAGGACACCGTTTCATCATCAACGGCGTCTGCGACGAATGCCAGAAGAAGTCACGCCGGAAGAAGCGGCGGATCGATTTGATTTGA